The genome window CTGGGGACCGGGGTGCTGGTGGTGCCGGGGCGCAACCCGGTGGTCCTGGCCAAGGAGCTGGCCTCGCTGGACCGACTGTCCGGCGGGCGGCTGCTGCCGGCCGTGGGCCTGGGGGCGCCGTCGCCGGCCGAGCACCGGGCCTTCGGGGTCACCCGGGGCGAGCGGTCGGCCTGGTTCGACGAGGCGGTGCCGCTGCTGCGCCGGCTGTGGTCCGAGGATGACGTGCACCACGACGGGGCCCGGTTCCGGGTCGAGGGCGTGACCCTGCGGCCCCGGCCGGTGCAGGACCCGATCGAGATGTGGCTGGGGGGGACGGCCCCGTCGGAGCTGCGACGCTGCGGGCGCCTGGGCGACGGGTGGCTGCCCTCGTTCTGCACGGTCGAGGACGTGGCCGAGGGGTGGCCGGTGGTGACGGCGGAGGCCGCGGCCCACGGGCGGGCCATCGACCCCGAGCACCTGGGTGCGCTGGTGGCCTACTCCCACGTCGGCGTGCCGGACCGGGTGCGGGCCCTGCTGGCGGCCCGCCGTCCCGACCTCGATCCCGCCGAGGTGGTGCCGGTCGGGCTGGACGCCCTGCGGGCCCGGCTGGAGGGCTTCATCGCCGTGGGCGCCTCCAAGTTCGTGGTGCTGCCCCTGGAGGAGCCGTCGGACTGGGACGCCGAGCTGGCCGACGTGGCCGCCGCCCTCCTCCCCCTGGAGACCTGACCTCTCCGAACCTTGGACGCCTGGCGCCGCATGGGGCGACCATCGGTCCAGAGCTCGATGTGTGGCGCCCTCGTGTCAGCCCCGGGCCGGGTCGTCGGCGAAGCGGGGGGTCCGCTTCTCCCGCCAGGCGGCGACACCTTCGGCGAAGTCGGGGCCGGTGGTCATCTCGTCGAGGAGGTCGTCGCTGCGGGCCACTGCGGTGCCCACGTCGCCGTGGAGGTCGGCGTAGAGCTGGGCCTTGGCGATGCGGAGCGAGGTGGGGGCCACCTCGGTGGCCAGCGTGTGGGCGTAGGCCTGGGCCTCGGCCAGGACGTGGTCGGGCGGGAGGACCCGGTTGACCAGGCCCATGGCCCGGGCCTCCTC of Acidimicrobiales bacterium contains these proteins:
- a CDS encoding TIGR03619 family F420-dependent LLM class oxidoreductase, with protein sequence MKIRIGVGLGTHTPTNDAARFLPYVERVEALGFDSLWLSERLTGDAPDPLIALAVAAGRTTRVKLGTGVLVVPGRNPVVLAKELASLDRLSGGRLLPAVGLGAPSPAEHRAFGVTRGERSAWFDEAVPLLRRLWSEDDVHHDGARFRVEGVTLRPRPVQDPIEMWLGGTAPSELRRCGRLGDGWLPSFCTVEDVAEGWPVVTAEAAAHGRAIDPEHLGALVAYSHVGVPDRVRALLAARRPDLDPAEVVPVGLDALRARLEGFIAVGASKFVVLPLEEPSDWDAELADVAAALLPLET